Below is a genomic region from Candidatus Eremiobacteraceae bacterium.
ATGCCGAGGCCGATCACCGCGCGCGTGAACTGGCCAAGCGTACGGCCCTCGACGAGCAGGCCCGCGACCTTGGCGGCGCCTAGCATCAGATCGTTGGGCCACTTGAGCGTAGGCCACACGCCGCATGCTTCGATCACCGCGTCAGCCGCGCATAGGCTCGCCCAATACCCGAGCGCCGGTAGCGCCTGATGCGCCAGCTCGATCGGGATGATGGTCGACATGAGCAGGCCGGCGCTGCGCGGCGAATCCCATATGCGGCCCGCTCGTCCGCGTCCGATCGTCTGCAGCTCGGCGATGACCGTCGTGCCGA
It encodes:
- a CDS encoding biotin--[acetyl-CoA-carboxylase] ligase, producing MAREMEGEFQPIDPAGLTSGLAGCTHFRRVRYEDSVESTNAIALSMLDDDQAFGTTVIAELQTIGRGRAGRIWDSPRSAGLLMSTIIPIELAHQALPALGYWASLCAADAVIEACGVWPTLKWPNDLMLGAAKVAGLLVEGRTLGQFTRAVIGLGINANRPAQTPPDLEGVAGWLSDAAVGPVDRTALALAVLR